From Polaribacter butkevichii, a single genomic window includes:
- a CDS encoding efflux RND transporter permease subunit has product MKEGLAGKIAKVFIGSKLTVLLMIVFMVVGVYASFLIPREEEPQIDVPMADIFVGYPGASPTEVETRVVKPLEKLISNIKGVEYVYSTSMNEKAMVIVQFYVGEDIERSFVKLYNEINKHMDQMPAGVTFPLVKTRAIDDVPMLGLTLWSENYSDYQLGQMAQELESEIKKVNDVSITDKIGGRNRQLRVVLDKDKLAASGLDFLSVSEMIKANNTQLSAGSFDKSDSEFLVKTGSFLASVKDVENLVVGVQQNRPIYLKQIANIVDGPEIPQNYVSLGFGKASEKASTYKSEYPAVTISVAKRKGADAMKIAEVILTKVAHLRTTLIPDDVHVEITRNYGETASHKVSELLWHLIGSIFAVTLVVMLAMGWRGGLVVFLSVPITFALTLLSYYMMDYTLNRITLFALVFVTGIVVDDSIIIAENMHRHFKMKRLPFKQAALYAINEVGNPTILATFTVIASVLPMAFVSGLMGPYMAPMPIGASIAMILSLFVALTITPYLGYIFLREKDKKGGEEKVEKPLEETFIYKIYNKFERPLLENGKKRWLFLGGTFVLLLATMVLFFTKSVAVKMLPFDNKNEFQVVIDMPEGTTLERTGVVTKEIAQYLATRPEVVNYQNYVGTSAPITFNGLVRHYDLRGGSNMADIQVNLVDKGEREIQSHGIAKLLRPEIQRIAAKYNANVKLVEVPPGPPVLSTIVAEVYGPDYNEQIKIANSVQNILKNTEDVVDIDWMVEDDQTEYQFEINKEKAMLYGVAPQQIAYTMNMALSNRAITTLYDEDAVNQVGLVLALDEKEKSTISDISQLKVKSKQGNLVPIADLVEIKESIAAKSIYRKNQKRVVYVLADMAGELESPAYAILGMEEKLNKIVLPEGYKLDEMYLGQPEFEDNYTVKWDGEWQITLEVFRDLGIAFLGAIILIYILIVGWFQNFKAPVVMMVAIPLSLIGIILGHWIMGAFFTATSFIGMIALAGIMVRNSVLLIDFINLRLEEGVPLKQAAIEAGAVRTTPILLTAGTVVIGAFVILFDPIFQGLAISLMGGTIVSTVLTLLVVPLVYYMIEKKNYK; this is encoded by the coding sequence ATGAAAGAAGGTTTAGCTGGAAAAATTGCAAAAGTCTTTATTGGATCGAAATTAACCGTGTTGCTAATGATCGTTTTTATGGTTGTTGGTGTGTACGCTTCTTTTTTGATTCCGAGAGAAGAAGAGCCGCAAATAGATGTGCCAATGGCAGATATTTTTGTAGGATATCCTGGTGCGAGTCCTACTGAGGTAGAAACGCGCGTGGTAAAACCTTTAGAAAAATTAATTTCGAATATTAAAGGTGTAGAGTATGTGTATTCTACGTCTATGAATGAGAAAGCAATGGTAATTGTGCAGTTTTATGTGGGCGAAGACATTGAGCGTTCTTTTGTGAAATTATACAACGAAATTAACAAGCACATGGATCAAATGCCGGCAGGTGTTACGTTTCCGTTGGTTAAAACGCGTGCTATTGATGATGTGCCTATGTTGGGGTTAACGTTGTGGAGTGAAAACTACAGCGATTATCAATTAGGTCAAATGGCGCAAGAATTAGAAAGTGAAATTAAAAAGGTAAATGATGTTTCTATTACCGATAAAATAGGAGGAAGAAACCGTCAGTTACGTGTGGTTTTAGATAAAGATAAGTTGGCCGCAAGCGGATTGGATTTTTTATCGGTTTCTGAAATGATAAAAGCAAATAATACCCAATTAAGTGCGGGTAGTTTTGATAAAAGTGATTCAGAATTTTTAGTAAAAACAGGTAGCTTTTTAGCCTCTGTAAAAGATGTAGAAAATTTGGTGGTTGGTGTACAACAAAATAGACCTATTTATTTAAAACAAATTGCCAATATTGTTGATGGACCAGAAATTCCACAGAATTATGTGTCTTTAGGTTTTGGAAAAGCGAGTGAAAAAGCGAGTACTTATAAGTCTGAATATCCGGCAGTAACTATTTCCGTAGCTAAAAGAAAAGGAGCCGATGCTATGAAAATTGCAGAGGTAATTTTAACAAAAGTAGCGCATTTACGTACTACTTTAATTCCGGATGATGTACATGTAGAAATTACTAGAAATTACGGAGAAACGGCTTCTCATAAAGTCTCTGAATTGTTGTGGCACCTTATCGGTTCTATTTTTGCAGTTACATTGGTGGTAATGTTGGCAATGGGCTGGCGTGGTGGTTTGGTAGTGTTTTTATCTGTGCCAATTACGTTTGCCTTAACGTTGTTAAGTTATTACATGATGGATTATACGCTAAACAGAATTACCTTGTTTGCGTTGGTGTTTGTAACTGGTATTGTGGTAGATGACTCTATTATTATTGCAGAAAATATGCACAGGCATTTTAAAATGAAACGTTTACCGTTTAAACAAGCTGCTTTGTATGCGATAAATGAAGTTGGTAACCCAACAATTTTGGCAACTTTTACCGTAATTGCTTCTGTTTTACCTATGGCTTTTGTGTCTGGTTTAATGGGGCCTTATATGGCACCAATGCCTATTGGAGCCTCTATAGCAATGATTTTATCTTTATTTGTTGCCTTAACAATTACACCTTATTTAGGATATATTTTCTTAAGAGAAAAAGATAAAAAAGGAGGAGAAGAGAAAGTAGAAAAACCTTTAGAAGAAACCTTTATTTATAAAATTTATAACAAATTTGAAAGACCTTTGTTAGAAAACGGAAAGAAACGTTGGTTGTTTTTAGGCGGAACATTTGTGTTGTTATTGGCAACAATGGTGTTGTTTTTCACAAAATCGGTTGCTGTAAAAATGTTGCCTTTTGATAACAAAAACGAGTTTCAGGTGGTAATTGATATGCCAGAAGGCACCACTTTAGAACGTACAGGTGTTGTAACTAAAGAAATTGCACAGTATTTAGCAACCAGACCAGAAGTGGTTAATTATCAGAATTATGTTGGTACTTCTGCACCGATTACTTTTAACGGTTTGGTGCGTCATTACGATTTACGTGGTGGATCTAATATGGCAGATATTCAAGTGAATTTGGTTGATAAAGGCGAACGTGAAATTCAAAGTCATGGAATTGCAAAATTGTTAAGACCCGAAATACAACGAATTGCTGCAAAATACAATGCAAATGTAAAGCTGGTAGAGGTACCACCAGGACCACCGGTTTTGTCTACTATTGTAGCTGAAGTTTATGGACCTGATTATAATGAGCAGATTAAGATTGCAAATAGTGTTCAGAATATTTTAAAGAACACAGAAGATGTTGTTGATATCGATTGGATGGTAGAAGATGATCAAACCGAATATCAATTTGAAATTAATAAAGAAAAAGCAATGTTGTATGGCGTGGCGCCACAACAAATTGCTTATACCATGAATATGGCGTTGTCTAACCGTGCCATTACTACTTTGTATGATGAAGATGCGGTGAATCAGGTTGGGTTGGTGTTGGCTTTAGATGAAAAAGAGAAGTCTACCATTTCTGATATTTCTCAATTAAAAGTAAAATCTAAACAAGGAAACTTAGTGCCCATTGCAGATTTGGTAGAAATTAAAGAAAGTATTGCTGCAAAAAGCATTTACAGAAAAAATCAAAAACGTGTAGTGTATGTATTGGCGGATATGGCTGGGGAATTAGAGAGTCCGGCATACGCAATTTTGGGAATGGAAGAAAAATTGAATAAAATAGTGCTTCCTGAAGGATATAAATTAGATGAAATGTATTTGGGACAGCCAGAATTTGAAGATAATTATACCGTAAAATGGGATGGAGAATGGCAAATTACTTTAGAGGTTTTTAGAGATTTAGGAATTGCCTTTTTAGGAGCCATTATCTTAATTTATATTTTAATTGTTGGATGGTTTCAGAACTTTAAAGCACCTGTTGTAATGATGGTTGCTATTCCATTATCATTAATAGGAATTATTTTAGGACACTGGATTATGGGCGCCTTTTTTACAGCAACGTCATTTATTGGTATGATTGCTCTGGCAGGAATTATGGTTAGGAATTCTGTTTTATTGATAGATTTTATCAACTTAAGATTAGAAGAAGGAGTGCCTTTAAAACAAGCAGCAATTGAGGCAGGAGCGGTGAGAACAACACCAATTTTATTAACTGCCGGAACCGTAGTTATTGGAGCATTTGTTATTTTGTTTGACCCTATTTTTCAAGGACTAGCGATATCATTAATGGGAGGAACTATTGTTTCTACAGTACTAACGTTATTGGTTGTGCCGTTAGTGTATTATATGATAGAGAAGAAAAATTATAAATAA